GGATAATCTGCCATGCGTTTGGACGCCGCTCTTGTTGAATTGGGATTCTCCAAAGACTGGACACCAGCCTCGCGCAAATGGTTCACGGGCCGCATACGCACCTTCATCACGTGGGCCGAAGGGCAGGGGATACACGACATTGAGGATGTGACGGCTCCGTTAGTCCGCCGCTACGTCGAGTACCGCCGCACCACCCCCTCCAAATACGGAAAACCCCTCAGTTCTTGGACACTTTATGGTCATGTACTGGCGATCAAAGACCTGCTGAATTGGGCTGTTCGTGAAGACCTGCTGGACGAGAAGATCGTCAAGCGGATAGAACGCCCCAAGCGTGACCAGAAGGTGATCGCCGTCTTCAACCCACGCCAGATTGATCTGCTCTTTGCCGCCTGTGAGCAAGGAGAAAATCAGGAACAGATCGCACGTGATAAGGCTATCCTGGCAGTCCTGATCGACACAGGCATCCGTGCCAACGAACTATGTACCCTCACGCGCGATAGAGTCTATTTTGCCGATGGCGAAGCCTGGATACTTGTCAATGGCAAAGGCAGGAAGCAACGAGAAGTGGGCCTGGGGAACCACACGCGCAATCTCCTTCATCGTTACCTCCACCGCTATCGCCGTGCCTCGCGCGAGATGCCGTATGTGTTCGTTGCCAAGGGGGATAAGCCGCTGACACCGGAAGGGTTGGACAGACTACTCTATCGCCTGCGCGACCGGGCGGGCAGAGAACATTTTCAAGGAGTGCGCGTATCGGCCCATACTTTTCGCCATCATTACGCTGTCAGCTACCTGCAAAACGGTGGGGACGTATACAAGCTCAGCCGATTGCTGGGGCATAGCACCGTCGCTGTAACCGATGGCTATCTCAAAGCCTTCACCTCGAAAGATGCCAGAAGCGGGAATAACTCCGTGTTGGATGCAACTAAGCAGAATAGGAGTCGGACATGAACACGATCTTTCGCGGATTGTACACTCGACATTGTGAGTTCGCTTGAAAGGAAGGTTCACGCATGTTAGTTTCTCAGGCCATCGAGCAGTACAAAGGAACACTTTCGCCCGAAACATCGGCATCTCATCTCAACTTGCTCACTGCCTTTGCAAAACGGTTCGAAGAACGAGAATTGGAGGAGCTTGAGGCTGATGACATCCCTCACTTCGCCGCAACACGTACTCCTCGCCGACCGTTTGCGCCGCGCCCCTACCGCATGATTTATGACCACACTCGGTTTCTCAAGGAGTTTCTCGCCTGGTGCGCCAAAGAAGGGTTCGTCTCAGAAACACTGCCCAATAACGTTGAGTTACCAGAGATCGATGATGTCGAGGTGGTCGAGGTGCTGACTCATGAACAGATTCGCCGCCTGCTCGCAGCCTGTAAGAAGGAGGCCACTTTCACACAAGAGACACGCGATACGGCCATTCTCTACATACTTCTGGAAACGGGCATGAGTGCTGATGAACTATGCAACTTAAAGGTGGACGACATCTTCTCCTCCGCTGACAAAATGGTCATCAGGGTCCAAGGAAGAGGAGGGCACAACGAGCGCGAGATTCCGCTTGGAGAGCGAGCCAGTGTAGCACTCCGGCATTACATCGTTGCCTATCGCCGCAAAGCTCCTAGGGAAGAACAGCATGTGTTTATTTCATTAGAGCAGCGGGCGCTTACAGTTGATGAGCTTACACACATTCTACTTTATCTAAGAGATAAGAGTCAGGTAGAGGGTGTTCAATGCACCATTGATACGCTGCGCCAGACGTTCGCAATGAACTACTTAAAAGAGACGAGAGATTATTTTTCCCTTGCGGTTCGAATGGGGTTGCCGGATGTGGAGAGAGTGGGGAACTTCCTTCAGGCATACCCGGAATGGACGCGCGGCAAGAATGTCTATTCATAGTGGACCATTTGAGACGAGGTGAGTCTTGTCACCCTCAAGAGAGGAAGAATCTTTGTCCAAGCTCACATATAAAACCTTGACTTTACCTTGATCTTGTGCTATAATAGTATGTGGAAAACTTAAAAAGCAGTTATCCAGACTGCTCATCCATTGGGAAGAGGACTTTACCCCACTTGAGGAGGCGAAGCCCTTTTCTGTGTGGCGTCGGCATCCCTGTTCGGCGCTTTTTCTCGCGTGAGCGACCAAGATAGAAAGGAGACAAGGCATGGCAAAGTCGGTAGTGCAGGCGATTGGGGAGTACGTGACCATCCAGGGCGCGGCTGAGAAGTTGGGCAGTACCTTTTGGACTGTCTATGGGTGGGTTAAACGCAATAACATCCCGACGATTCGTGTTGGCCGGACCATCATGGTTCGACTGTCTGACCTGAGCGGCTTGGCAGCACGATAAAAAAAGCACCCCCAGCGTGCGCAAACACGTTGGGGGCCATCTCTTGACTTCTTGGGTGGTGCCAATGGAGTCAGGAAGGAGACATCTCATGAACGGCGAATCTAACGCGAAGACGAAACGCACATTGCGAAAGGAGACATCTCACTTTGAATAGTATAACACACACCGAAACGGAAGCACCAAATTATCCCGAACGTGCGCTCTCCTACAGCGCACGAGGCTGGCATGTCTTCCCACTTCACAGCATGCGGCGGGATGGGGTCTGCACCTGCGGCAAGCCTGACTGCCAGAACCCAGCAAAGCACCCACGCACCCAAAACGGGCTGAATGATGCAACGAGCGACCCAGAACAGATACGCCAATGGTGGGCACAATGGCCGGATGCCAATATTGGGATACGAACAGGCGAGATCAGTGGCTTGGTGGTGGTAGACATCGATACAAGACACGGAGCTACCCTCGATACGGTTAGACCTATTCCACCAACCGCACAAGTACGGACTGGTAGTGGAGGTTGGCATTTGTACTTCCGCTACCCAGTCGGGCTGGACATCAGGAATAGCAATTCAAAGATTGCCAAGGGCGTAGATATTCGTGCCAACGGAGGATATGTGGTTGCTCCACTCAGCTTGCATCAATCTGGCAGCCGCTATGAATGGGCAGGTGATGGGCTGGTGTCTCTGGCAGATCTACCCCCACATCTCCTTCAGAAGATCACCGCCAAGAAACAACGCGATACCACAGCCGCAGAAGGCGACGAAATACCAGAAGGGCAGCGGAATAGCACCCTTGCAAGGATGGCCGGGAACATGCGGCATGCTGGTTTTGATGAGGAAGCCATCCTAGCTGCCTTGAAGGCAACGAATGAAAACAGGTGCGACCCGCCGCTAGATGATGCTGAAGTGGAGCGTATCGCTGCCAGCATCTCCCGCTACGAGCCAAACCAGCAGTGGCAATTCAGCGCCCAAGATGACAGCGTGAAAGCCATCATCGAAGAAGATAGACTTTACACCGATACAGGCAACGCGCTCAGGCTTGCACAGATGTTCGGTGGTAAGCTGCGCCATACGAAGGAGTGGGGTTGGCTGGTATACGAGAATGGCAGATGGGTACAAGATGCCGAGAAACAGGCACGTGGCTTTGCCATAGACTCCATCAACGACCTGATGAAAGAGGCACTCACTACCCAGGACAGAAACCGAAGCAACTTGCTCCGCGCCCATGCGCAGCGTTCTTATTCCAGCGGCAGGTTGAAAGCGATGCTTGAGATAGCAGCAGGTCTACCAGGGATTGCAGCGCATGTACAAGATTTTGACAGCGACCCATATCTGCTGAACATCCGTAACGGCACGATCAACCTGAGAACTGGCAAGCTGCAACCACACAATCCGGCAGATTTGCTCATCAAGCAGGCGAATGTTGACTTTGACACAGCAGCCATAGCCCCTCGTTTCGAGCAGTTCATTAAGGAGGTATTTGGGGACAGCCAAAACCTCATCAACTACATCCAGCGTGTGATCGGCTATGCGCTTGTGGGGCAGAACAAGGAAGAAGTGTTCTTTATGGCGTATGGGACGGGGGCGAATGGGAAATCAACCTTGTTTAGCGTGGTGTCCAGCATCTTGGGAGACTACGCCCAGCCTTTGAAGGCAGATTCGCTGATGAAACAACCACATGGAAGGAATAGCCAAGCAGCAGACCCAGAGCTAGCCGCATTGGTGGGGGCCAGGTTGGTAACAGCCTCTGAACCTTCAGAGAACCGGCTGGATATGGGCCGAATCAAGGAGCTAACTGGCGGTGAGACAATGCAGGTACGTGAGCTACACAAAGCCCCGTTCAAGTTCCGTCCTGGGTTCGCACTTATCCTATCCACCAACGAGCCTCCCAATCTGGGTGAGTATAACGAGGCAACACGCCGACGCATGCGACTCCTGCCTTTTAATCGCACATTCACCGAGAAGGAGCGCGACCTTTACCTGAAAGAGCGACTACTGTCTGAGGCATCCGGTATTCTCAACTGGATGATTGCGGGAGCACTGGCCTGGCTGCAATCCGGTCTCACAGAACCAGCAGAGGCACACCGGGCTACAGAGGAGTATATCGCCAGCGATGACGAATACTACGGATTCTTTAACGACGTGCTGGTTGCTGACTCCGATGCGCGTATGCTTGGTAAGCCTGCATTTGAGGCGTTCAAAGAATGGGCCAGAGACGAGGAGGTGGACACGTTCAAACTCGACATCAGGGCTTTCTACAAGCTGGTGCAGAAACGCGGCATTATGACCAGGGTCACAGGCGGCAAGACGTGCCTGCTAGGCGTGCGGATGACTAAGGGCAAGGAGGCCAACACGCCACCGGATGGAGAGCCGGAAGAGATTCCTTTCTAACTCGATGGGGGCTGGCCTAACGGCTGGCCCTCTCTTTTTATCTGGTGGGGCATTTTGGCAGGTGAGGTAGGTGGGCAACATAGGTATCTCCCTATATTTTTTACCAAAGAGAGAGTTTTAGAAAATAATAGGGAAATACCACCCTCATCCCACCTATCCCACCTATTGGTTTCCGCAGCCGGAGTGGGCGAGGGTGTGTGGTGCCTTGCTCGGCTTTTGGTTTCGCATCCACGATACGATCAGCAGGAACTCTCTTCAGTAAGCAGGCGCGTTTTTTTCCACGTTTGATGACGACATACCCCAGGCTTGACACCGGCTGTATGCTGATGGTGAGAGGAGGCGCACATGGCAAACGAGGAGCATTTGGCTATTATCAAACAAGGAGTAGAGGTCTGGAATAAATGGCGAGAAATTCCCAAAAGATACCCAAACCTGAGCGGGGCTGACCTGAGCGGGGCTGACTTGAGAGGAGCCTGGCTGGCTCAGACAAACCTGAGTGGGGCGAACCTGAGCGGGGCTAACTTGGGCGTAGCTGATCTGTGGAGAACAGACTTAACCGACGCTGATTTGAGCCATGTTAATCTGACCGAGACCGCTGTCACAGGAACAGGTCTGAAAGCGGCAAACTTAAGCAGAGCCATATTGACTGGAACTCGCTTTACCCGATCTGACCTGAGCCAAACCAAATGGCAGGAAGCCATTATGAGTTACGTGATCTTTGGAGATGTAGACCTCACCCAAGCTCAGGATTTAGAAACCGTAATTCATGATGGACCATCGACGATTGGGATTGACACTATCTATCGTTCGCAGGGCCAAATTCCAGAGGTGTTCCTGCGTGGCACTGGCGTCCCCGACAGCTTCATCGACTACATGTGCTCGCTGACGGGCAAGCCGATTGATTATTACTCCGCGTTCATCAGCTACTCCAGCAAAGATGATGAGTTCGCCAAGCGGCTCTATAACGACCTGCAAGGAGCGGGGGTGCGTTGTTGGTTCGCGCCGGAAGACCTCAAGATAGGGGACGAGACACGGACACGGATTGACGAATCGATTCGCCTGCACGACAAATTGCTGCTCATCCTCTCCGAACATTCCATTGCCAGCGCCTGGGTCCAGAAAGAGGTCGAAACAGCCTTTGAAAAGGAGCGACAGCAGAAACGGCTGATGCTCTTTCCAATTCGGCTGGATTACACAGTGATGAACACTCCCACAGCATGGGCGGCGGATATTCGTCGGATGCGCAACATTGGGGACTTCACCCGCTGGAAAGATCACGACGCCTACCAGAAAGCCTTTGAGCGCCTGTTGCGTGACCTGAAAGCCGCCTCTACCACAACCTGATGCACCGCCGTCGGACGCTATAATCGAGGATACCAGCAAGAGAGAGGAGGTGAGAAACCTGTGGAAATACCTGAAAGAGTTGATGAGTGGACACTTGATACGGTCAAGGAGGTTGTCAGGAAGCACGAGTTTGAACCAGGGCGATTCGACTACAAAGCCTACTTACAACCTGCAACCCGTACCTCTGACCCAGACCACATCCCATCAATCCGTCGGACAGTTTGCTCAATGGCAAATGCAGGTGGTGGGTACATCCTCTTTGGGATACTTGACAGGAGCATAAAAGTCCGCTCCCCTGATGAGCGGATTGTTGGGTTTCCTCTTGGGAAAGACCTCCTCAAACAGTTTGGAGAGAAGATTCAAGCAATTCAGCCAGATGTCTACTTTGAGGCTAGCCCTGCCCCAATAAAACTTTCCGACCCAGCTAAGGGCATCTTTGTCGTTCATATCCCTACAAGCCTGCGGCGGCCACATATGGTAGAGTCAACCGGCGCATTTTATAGGCGCGGGCAAGGCGGGCATGCGGTACAAATGGGATTCTACGAGGTGCGAGATCAAATGCTGTATACCGAAGAACTCCGTCGTAAGGTGACGCTCCTTCGCCTGGTGATTGCGCAGTACCTTGCCCAAATGGAGAAGATGAGGTATGTAGCCCATAATCAGGGCAAAGTTCGTTTCGACACGCGGCCCTTTGCGACTATCCTGGTCGATGCCTCTATTTTCTTTCCACCATCGGATGATCTACTCAAGGATTTGCTGGACATCCCTATTGTGGCCGACAACCTTCAGGAAATCGTGGAGAGCAAAGGAGCATATCAGGCTTCCGCATCAATAGAATACGCTGAACTTTCCAATCTCTGTAACAAATGCGAACATCGTTTTAATGAGCTTTTCGGTCTATTAGGGTTTGAAGGCTGGCCACCTACATCCAGCTAATTCTTGGTGTTCTCTTGCTGTCCTGTTAATTGGGCAAAATCACGTTCGCTAAGCTTGCGTGCTGCCTGAACAAACCATGCCCAAGGGCTGCTGGGGTCTCTTCCTTGAAAGACATCCAGGCTGCTTCTGAGGGCCGCATCAATGACAACAGGTTGCTTCAGGTACAGCTTGACATTCTCCACGCGAAACGCCCAAGGATATTTCTCTGGCGAACGAACCTTCGGATGAGGTTTGTATTCCGGCGCTGAGGCAACTCGTGCGTGTCCAACGACCCCAGTGCCAGTCGCGTAGAAGCAAATCCAATCTCCTGGCTTGATATGTTTTCTTCCAGGCGTCCGGTCCCCAAAGGCATACACATGCTCCTGACCCACCAGGGACTGAATTACTTCCTCAGCCGTCTGTTTCTCATCATCCGTCACAGGGGTAAGCCAGTACACAACATTCTTCTGGGCTGGTGCTACGGGCGGCGCAGGTGCCTCCTCTGGTTCGGTGATCTCTTCTGGCTTTGGTCCCGTCAGCAGGCGAGACATTAACTGGACAATGGGGTCAATCCTCGGAACTGAAGGGCGAACAACTTCAAGGAAGTCTTTGTGCGTTCCATATTGGGACATCATCTCGGCGAGTGAGAGCAGGGCATCAGTAGAAATCACCCGCAACTGGTGGGTGCGCTTCTCGCCGACAATGGCATTCTCCAGTTGAGAGACTTTCGGGTCGGGCCGTCCTACGACGTAGAGACCCAAGGCATGCTCCCAATCGGGAATCCGCTTGGCCGAAATGAGTTCGTCAATATACCCTAACAACGTTGCTGTCTTGACTGAGTACACTTCGGTTGTCTTCACCTCAACCACCATATGGAAACCAGTCGGGGAGACCCAAAGGCCATCGAAGCCAATCTGCCCCTGGACCCCCTGATAGCGCCCAAAGGTGACGGTAAACCCAAACAACTGCCCCAGGTGATTCACCAGGTCTTGAAGAGCGCGGCTGTATTGATCCCCTGATGTTCGCAAGCACTCTTCGATATAATCTCGAACCTGGCCGATCTGCTTGATATTCTCTCCAAGGTATTTGCGAAAGCGTTCTCGTGAGGTCTGCTCTCCTGCGGAATCGTCAAGCGTGCCAACGAGGGATAAAATCGTTTTGAGGTTGATGTCTGTGTTGCTCATTACTCACCTCGCCAATTCTTCGTGTCCCCCACACCAAACCCGTTCCTGTCCAAAAGCGCACCCCCTGAAAATGCCCCTCATTTCCACAATCCTGGGTGCCTCAGAGTGCTTGAAAAGTGGCGCGAGCCGCAGTAACAGATTCGTTAATTTCTTTATCAGAATGCCAGGCAATCCCTCGTTAATGACCCAGAGATAGGGCTGAATTGCATCGTTATTCGCCGGTAATTAGGCTCCCATTGCCCAACTCCTCGGCTATCGCAGCGAATTGCTCCAGCGCCGCTTGCAAATCCTCCACAATACTGGCAGCAAGCACACTAGGCAAGGGCAGACTATCAGCCCCCTCCAGGCTTTCATCGCGCAACCAGAACAGATCAAGACTCACCTTATCCCGTTTGAGCAATTCTTCGTAACTGAAGACGTGGAATCGCTTCGTCTCCTGGCGCTGATGGCGATTTTCTGGATGGTAGCAGGTCACGAAATCATCGAGATGAGCACGAGTGAGCGGATTGGTCTTGAGGGTGAAATTCTGGTTGGTGCGCAGATCATACACCCACAGTTCCTTCGTCCAGGGAGTCGCGCTGGCAGGCTTCTTGTCGAAGAACAGCACGTTCGCCTTGACGCCCTGCGCGTAGAAGATGCCGGTGGGGAGACGCAGCAGGGTATGCACCTCACACTCTTGCAGCAGCTTGCGCCGGACGGTCTCCCCAGCCCCACCTTCAAAGAGCACATTATCTGGCACCACCACCGCCGCACGCCCGTTGATCTTGAGCAGGGTTTTGACGTGCTGGAGGAAGTTGAGTTGCTTGTTGCTGGTGCTGGCGGTGAAATCATCCCGCACGATCACGCTAGCCTCGCGTTCCTCCTTGCCTTCCTCGTTGACATAAGTAACGCTGCTCTTGCGCCCGAACGGGGGATTGGTCAGCACCATATCAAAACGGTCGCCTGGGTCGCCACGTAAGCTATCAGCCACGCGAATGGGCACCTCGCTGCCGTCCTCATCGCCACCGATGCCGTGCAAGAAGAGATTCATCAGGCAGAGCCGCGCCGTGTTATCGACAATCTCCCAGCCATGCAACGCCTGGTAGCGAAGGAAGTGCTTCTGGTCCCGGTCTAGCTCATAGTGATGGGTGATGTAGTCGTGAGCCGCCAGGAGAAAGCCACCTGTTCCGCAGGCCGGGTCGCAGATACGCTGATCGGGTTCAGGGCGCATCGCATCGACGGTGGCCCGAATGAGCGCACGCGGCGTGAAGTATTGCCCGGCCCCACTCTTGAGGTCTTCCGCATTCTTCTGGAGCAGCCCTTCGTAGGCATCGCCCTTCACATCGGTATCCAGCGTGATCCAGGTTTCTCGATCAATCAGGTCCACGATGAGGCGACGGAGCTTGGCCGGGTCTTGAATCTTGTTCTGGGCTTTGCGGAAGATCAGGCCGAGCATGCCTGGTTGTTTCCCCAACTCTTCCAGGGTATGCCGGTAATGCGTCTCCAGGTCGTCCCCATCCCGCGCGAGTAGACTGGGCCAATCGTGCCCGGCTGGAATGCGCGAAGGCTGGTGATAGGGCGGCTGGGTGCGCTCGTGGGCCATCTTGAGGAACAGCAGGTAAGTCAGTTGCTCTACGTAGTCGCCGTAGGACATGCCATCGTCCCGCAGCAGATTGCAGTAATTCCAGAGGCGTTGCACTATCGCCTGGGAAGCGTTGCTCATCTCAAGGGTACTCCTTCTCGCTGATTCATTCCTCGTCCCACAGGCTCACCTGCTCTGCCGCCACCCGCTCCACCTGTCTGGCCTCTATGAACACTGGCACCCGTTCCTTGTTCTGCTTCGTCGCTCGCTCTCGGCGTATCCGTTCCAGCAGCACACTCGCAGGCTCATCATTCGGGTCTTGGTGTACCAGCCGCCCAGCAAATGCCTCGCGTAAAATGCTCTGCCGCAGCCGTTCAGCGCGTTTGAGGTTGGCTTCGACTGTTGCCTCCAGTTCGCTTACCACCGAGAGGCGGCGTTCGACCTCAGCTATGATCCGTTCCTGCTCGACAAGAGATGGCAGTGGAACTGGACAATTGCGCAGTTGAGTCAGGTTAATAGAGGCCAAATTGGTTGTTTGTTTGCTAGCTTCGAGAAAATAGGCTTGCCCTTGCTCTGAATTCGCATAGGTGACTAACCATTGGGGTGGCATCCGCTGATCAATGAGCCGTGCTCGAAAGATATGGTTCTGGTGGATACAGGGTTGGATTTGACCTTGCCAAAGTGCAGCGCGGCCTAGCTTATCAGCATCCCCACCTTCAGTCAGAACTACATCACCCTCATGAAGCAAATACCGATCAATTTCATCTGTGGGGACTTCAATGGTCTTCATTATCTCTAGATCAAGGAACCCCCTCTGAACATTAGCAACACGCAGATAGGGCAATTCCACCGTAGAACGGCCAGCCAGATTGCGACCCTTGGTGACGCCGCCTACAACATTAGTCAATTGCTCTACACTTGCCCAGCACCATCCCTCCGGCAACGCTGGCAGGTCTGTCGTATCCGGCCCAGCAGACTCCTCGTAGCGTACCTTCGCCGGGTCTTTGCCCTTCATTCGCATATCAACTCCCCACCGGGCACGCCGCTCAGCCAGGATGCGCTGCAACAAGACGGAGGCAGGTTCGGTATCAGGATGCTCGGCCCGCCAGGCTTCCGTCAGCTTCCCCTCTACCGCTGCTTTGAGGACTGCCGCCCGATAACGTTTGAGCCTGGTCTGTGCTG
The DNA window shown above is from Ktedonobacterales bacterium and carries:
- a CDS encoding ATP-binding protein; its protein translation is MEIPERVDEWTLDTVKEVVRKHEFEPGRFDYKAYLQPATRTSDPDHIPSIRRTVCSMANAGGGYILFGILDRSIKVRSPDERIVGFPLGKDLLKQFGEKIQAIQPDVYFEASPAPIKLSDPAKGIFVVHIPTSLRRPHMVESTGAFYRRGQGGHAVQMGFYEVRDQMLYTEELRRKVTLLRLVIAQYLAQMEKMRYVAHNQGKVRFDTRPFATILVDASIFFPPSDDLLKDLLDIPIVADNLQEIVESKGAYQASASIEYAELSNLCNKCEHRFNELFGLLGFEGWPPTSS
- a CDS encoding restriction endonuclease subunit S; this encodes MSEENKLPPGWCWTALADITVRIGDVDHKMPRAVESGIPYISTKDFYGDNQIDFEGAKRISPEDYTALTRKIIPEQGDILLSRYGTIGEVRKVSTDAPFQASYSIAIIKTLHLPELVDYLLYALRSAGLQEQMRRHIRASSQPDLGLEYIRQLEISLAPLAEHQRIVAAIEQQFTRLDAGVAALKSAQTRLKRYRAAVLKAAVEGKLTEAWRAEHPDTEPASVLLQRILAERRARWGVDMRMKGKDPAKVRYEESAGPDTTDLPALPEGWCWASVEQLTNVVGGVTKGRNLAGRSTVELPYLRVANVQRGFLDLEIMKTIEVPTDEIDRYLLHEGDVVLTEGGDADKLGRAALWQGQIQPCIHQNHIFRARLIDQRMPPQWLVTYANSEQGQAYFLEASKQTTNLASINLTQLRNCPVPLPSLVEQERIIAEVERRLSVVSELEATVEANLKRAERLRQSILREAFAGRLVHQDPNDEPASVLLERIRRERATKQNKERVPVFIEARQVERVAAEQVSLWDEE
- a CDS encoding phage/plasmid primase, P4 family; amino-acid sequence: MNSITHTETEAPNYPERALSYSARGWHVFPLHSMRRDGVCTCGKPDCQNPAKHPRTQNGLNDATSDPEQIRQWWAQWPDANIGIRTGEISGLVVVDIDTRHGATLDTVRPIPPTAQVRTGSGGWHLYFRYPVGLDIRNSNSKIAKGVDIRANGGYVVAPLSLHQSGSRYEWAGDGLVSLADLPPHLLQKITAKKQRDTTAAEGDEIPEGQRNSTLARMAGNMRHAGFDEEAILAALKATNENRCDPPLDDAEVERIAASISRYEPNQQWQFSAQDDSVKAIIEEDRLYTDTGNALRLAQMFGGKLRHTKEWGWLVYENGRWVQDAEKQARGFAIDSINDLMKEALTTQDRNRSNLLRAHAQRSYSSGRLKAMLEIAAGLPGIAAHVQDFDSDPYLLNIRNGTINLRTGKLQPHNPADLLIKQANVDFDTAAIAPRFEQFIKEVFGDSQNLINYIQRVIGYALVGQNKEEVFFMAYGTGANGKSTLFSVVSSILGDYAQPLKADSLMKQPHGRNSQAADPELAALVGARLVTASEPSENRLDMGRIKELTGGETMQVRELHKAPFKFRPGFALILSTNEPPNLGEYNEATRRRMRLLPFNRTFTEKERDLYLKERLLSEASGILNWMIAGALAWLQSGLTEPAEAHRATEEYIASDDEYYGFFNDVLVADSDARMLGKPAFEAFKEWARDEEVDTFKLDIRAFYKLVQKRGIMTRVTGGKTCLLGVRMTKGKEANTPPDGEPEEIPF
- a CDS encoding toll/interleukin-1 receptor domain-containing protein, which produces MANEEHLAIIKQGVEVWNKWREIPKRYPNLSGADLSGADLRGAWLAQTNLSGANLSGANLGVADLWRTDLTDADLSHVNLTETAVTGTGLKAANLSRAILTGTRFTRSDLSQTKWQEAIMSYVIFGDVDLTQAQDLETVIHDGPSTIGIDTIYRSQGQIPEVFLRGTGVPDSFIDYMCSLTGKPIDYYSAFISYSSKDDEFAKRLYNDLQGAGVRCWFAPEDLKIGDETRTRIDESIRLHDKLLLILSEHSIASAWVQKEVETAFEKERQQKRLMLFPIRLDYTVMNTPTAWAADIRRMRNIGDFTRWKDHDAYQKAFERLLRDLKAASTTT
- a CDS encoding tyrosine-type recombinase/integrase, with the translated sequence MRLDAALVELGFSKDWTPASRKWFTGRIRTFITWAEGQGIHDIEDVTAPLVRRYVEYRRTTPSKYGKPLSSWTLYGHVLAIKDLLNWAVREDLLDEKIVKRIERPKRDQKVIAVFNPRQIDLLFAACEQGENQEQIARDKAILAVLIDTGIRANELCTLTRDRVYFADGEAWILVNGKGRKQREVGLGNHTRNLLHRYLHRYRRASREMPYVFVAKGDKPLTPEGLDRLLYRLRDRAGREHFQGVRVSAHTFRHHYAVSYLQNGGDVYKLSRLLGHSTVAVTDGYLKAFTSKDARSGNNSVLDATKQNRSRT
- a CDS encoding tyrosine-type recombinase/integrase codes for the protein MLVSQAIEQYKGTLSPETSASHLNLLTAFAKRFEERELEELEADDIPHFAATRTPRRPFAPRPYRMIYDHTRFLKEFLAWCAKEGFVSETLPNNVELPEIDDVEVVEVLTHEQIRRLLAACKKEATFTQETRDTAILYILLETGMSADELCNLKVDDIFSSADKMVIRVQGRGGHNEREIPLGERASVALRHYIVAYRRKAPREEQHVFISLEQRALTVDELTHILLYLRDKSQVEGVQCTIDTLRQTFAMNYLKETRDYFSLAVRMGLPDVERVGNFLQAYPEWTRGKNVYS
- a CDS encoding class I SAM-dependent DNA methyltransferase; the encoded protein is MSNASQAIVQRLWNYCNLLRDDGMSYGDYVEQLTYLLFLKMAHERTQPPYHQPSRIPAGHDWPSLLARDGDDLETHYRHTLEELGKQPGMLGLIFRKAQNKIQDPAKLRRLIVDLIDRETWITLDTDVKGDAYEGLLQKNAEDLKSGAGQYFTPRALIRATVDAMRPEPDQRICDPACGTGGFLLAAHDYITHHYELDRDQKHFLRYQALHGWEIVDNTARLCLMNLFLHGIGGDEDGSEVPIRVADSLRGDPGDRFDMVLTNPPFGRKSSVTYVNEEGKEEREASVIVRDDFTASTSNKQLNFLQHVKTLLKINGRAAVVVPDNVLFEGGAGETVRRKLLQECEVHTLLRLPTGIFYAQGVKANVLFFDKKPASATPWTKELWVYDLRTNQNFTLKTNPLTRAHLDDFVTCYHPENRHQRQETKRFHVFSYEELLKRDKVSLDLFWLRDESLEGADSLPLPSVLAASIVEDLQAALEQFAAIAEELGNGSLITGE